In Numidum massiliense, a single genomic region encodes these proteins:
- a CDS encoding spore morphogenesis/germination protein YwcE, with amino-acid sequence MDVLIVCLLIASCAAPFLLWIENQQLALVQLPFITAMWVAYTISFSTNLGTYVHFLYIFFFVGNAILTAYGVRLLFTGPVYRRRRMKRRLTVIDGNGNRGQTAPLSVIFSTHEQAKERQKAPLRLVKSHSFSEQPSTARNRLMYANNGGRSYLQTDTRP; translated from the coding sequence ATGGACGTCTTGATCGTATGCCTATTGATCGCCAGCTGCGCGGCACCGTTCTTGTTGTGGATCGAAAACCAGCAACTAGCTTTAGTCCAACTACCGTTCATAACTGCCATGTGGGTCGCTTACACCATCAGTTTTTCCACTAACTTAGGGACGTACGTTCACTTCCTTTACATCTTCTTTTTTGTCGGCAATGCGATCCTCACCGCGTATGGCGTGCGACTGCTGTTCACCGGACCTGTGTATAGGCGCCGCCGCATGAAACGTCGCCTCACGGTAATCGACGGTAACGGAAATAGGGGGCAAACCGCACCACTGTCTGTCATTTTTTCGACCCACGAACAAGCGAAGGAACGCCAGAAGGCGCCACTTCGCCTCGTCAAAAGTCACTCCTTTTCCGAGCAGCCATCCACTGCTCGCAACCGACTCATGTACGCAAACAACGGCGGACGTTCTTATTTACAAACTGACACGCGCCCCTGA